A window of the Desulfurobacterium atlanticum genome harbors these coding sequences:
- a CDS encoding UDP-N-acetylmuramoyl-tripeptide--D-alanyl-D-alanine ligase, with translation MITIKQLAEIVDGKLIVGEKNYSKKIEGFEFDSRKISEGKVFIPIKGSRDGHLFIKDAENKGAAATLVSKNIETNIAKIVVKDTSQSLIKLAQYKREKYRGKVIGITGSVGKTTTKELLKHTIGRFFSCEASIESYNNLLGVSYTLANLKNSDIHIQEIGTSAPGEIETLTNLAKPDIAILTTVSAAHLEGFKTFENLEEEKLSIFSKEAFPIAPIKYRERLKNGLFFGQGGDGEIININKEKNKTLFTVKILGETVKGTIKVPGKGIVNSVIITLLVGKLLGINLKELTEAIETFKPPKWRMEIERVGNITLIKDFYNANPESMKNAIEVLSQYTSPKVAILGEMLELGKFSEKLHKEIGEFLNTHHVEEAIFFGKNGLFYLNSFKGKGYHFEDRNEILSFIETFEFSGKTVLIKGSRGNRLEDVAEIIKKRYG, from the coding sequence ATGATAACAATAAAACAGTTGGCTGAAATTGTAGATGGAAAACTTATAGTAGGCGAAAAAAACTATTCAAAAAAAATTGAAGGGTTTGAGTTTGATTCACGAAAGATATCTGAAGGAAAAGTTTTCATTCCGATAAAAGGCAGTCGTGATGGACATCTATTTATAAAAGATGCAGAAAACAAAGGAGCAGCAGCTACTTTAGTCTCAAAAAATATAGAAACAAACATAGCCAAAATAGTTGTAAAAGACACTTCCCAATCCCTTATAAAATTAGCTCAATATAAGCGAGAAAAATACAGGGGAAAAGTGATAGGAATCACCGGTTCTGTCGGAAAAACAACCACAAAAGAGCTTTTAAAACATACCATCGGAAGATTTTTCTCCTGCGAAGCAAGTATAGAAAGCTACAACAACCTATTAGGAGTAAGTTACACCCTTGCCAATCTCAAAAACTCCGACATTCACATCCAGGAGATAGGAACAAGTGCTCCCGGGGAAATTGAAACATTAACAAATCTTGCAAAACCTGATATAGCAATACTTACAACTGTTTCTGCAGCACATCTTGAAGGATTTAAAACGTTTGAAAACCTTGAAGAAGAAAAACTATCCATATTCAGTAAAGAAGCTTTTCCAATCGCTCCCATAAAGTACAGAGAAAGACTTAAAAATGGACTGTTTTTCGGGCAAGGTGGAGATGGCGAAATTATTAACATAAACAAGGAGAAAAATAAAACTCTTTTTACCGTCAAAATCCTTGGAGAAACAGTTAAAGGTACAATTAAAGTCCCTGGTAAAGGTATCGTAAATAGCGTAATAATCACTCTTTTAGTAGGAAAACTCTTAGGTATAAATTTAAAAGAGCTAACAGAGGCTATAGAAACTTTTAAGCCACCAAAATGGAGAATGGAAATAGAAAGAGTAGGAAATATTACTTTGATAAAAGATTTCTACAACGCAAATCCTGAGTCTATGAAGAATGCAATAGAAGTGCTTTCACAGTATACCTCACCTAAAGTTGCAATTCTTGGAGAAATGCTGGAACTGGGAAAATTCTCCGAAAAACTCCACAAAGAGATAGGAGAGTTCTTAAACACTCATCATGTTGAAGAAGCCATTTTTTTCGGAAAAAACGGTCTGTTTTATCTTAACAGTTTTAAAGGAAAGGGGTATCATTTTGAAGACAGAAATGAAATTCTCTCTTTTATAGAAACTTTTGAATTTTCTGGAAAGACCGTTCTCATAAAAGGGTCAAGAGGAAACAGGTTGGAAGATGTGGCAGAAATAATCAAAAAGAGGTACGGATGA
- a CDS encoding UDP-N-acetylmuramoyl-L-alanyl-D-glutamate--2,6-diaminopimelate ligase — translation MKLSNLINEEKDIEIIQFYDTDIKGIAEDSRHIKPGYLFFAVKGFQRDGHDFIEDAIKKGAVAVIGSDAERLKKFKNRKISLIKTRNIRKTLGNIAHTFHGKPSEKLKLIGITGTNGKTTTSFIIYQALKNLGKKVGLIGSVYYITPLSCEKADRTTPPPIKLNQLLKRMVNEGAEYAVMEVSSHSISLHRIEGIKFNAGIFTNLSPEHLDFHKNIHSYFLAKYKFTDFIKKEGIFATNSDDFFGRIIAGLKAIHQFKMVSYGYSGDIKIEKYIHKNGFSEIELSLPFKNLKLKTNLKGKFNVYNIAAAVSILNYLDIDIERMKHVFKDISVPGRLEEIAPGIFIDYAHTPDALEKVLKTLKELYPQKHLTVVFGCGGNRDKSKRPVMGAIACKYADRVIITDDNPRFENPDKIVEEILSGCNMEKAEVIRDREKAIKTAIKHRKGIVIIAGKGPDEYQEINGVKQFFSDKKTVLEALNDNNKTVG, via the coding sequence TTGAAACTGTCAAACCTAATAAATGAAGAGAAAGATATTGAAATAATACAATTTTACGATACTGACATCAAAGGTATTGCAGAAGATAGCCGGCACATAAAGCCTGGCTATCTTTTTTTTGCGGTTAAAGGATTTCAACGTGATGGACACGATTTTATAGAAGATGCAATTAAAAAAGGAGCCGTAGCGGTAATAGGTTCTGACGCCGAACGTTTGAAAAAGTTTAAAAACAGAAAAATATCCCTTATAAAAACCCGAAACATAAGGAAAACTTTAGGGAATATAGCTCATACCTTTCACGGGAAACCTTCAGAAAAACTGAAACTTATTGGAATAACAGGAACAAATGGTAAAACAACAACATCTTTTATAATCTATCAAGCTCTTAAAAACCTCGGAAAAAAAGTAGGATTAATCGGGAGCGTTTACTATATCACTCCGTTATCTTGCGAAAAAGCGGACAGAACAACTCCACCTCCGATAAAACTTAACCAGCTATTAAAGCGGATGGTTAATGAAGGAGCAGAATACGCTGTAATGGAAGTTTCATCCCATTCTATCTCACTTCACAGAATAGAAGGGATTAAATTCAACGCTGGAATTTTTACCAACCTTTCTCCTGAACATCTTGATTTTCACAAAAACATACATAGCTATTTCCTTGCAAAGTATAAATTTACAGACTTCATAAAAAAAGAGGGGATTTTTGCCACAAACAGCGACGATTTCTTCGGGAGAATTATAGCAGGATTAAAGGCCATACACCAATTTAAGATGGTAAGCTACGGTTACAGTGGTGATATAAAAATAGAAAAATACATTCACAAAAACGGATTTAGTGAGATAGAACTTTCTCTTCCGTTTAAAAACTTAAAACTAAAAACCAACCTTAAAGGAAAATTCAACGTTTACAACATAGCCGCAGCAGTCTCTATTTTAAACTATCTGGATATTGATATTGAAAGAATGAAACATGTATTTAAAGATATTTCTGTTCCGGGAAGACTTGAAGAAATAGCCCCTGGCATATTTATAGATTACGCCCACACTCCAGATGCTCTTGAGAAAGTTTTAAAAACATTGAAAGAACTCTATCCTCAGAAACATCTAACCGTTGTATTTGGATGTGGTGGAAACCGCGATAAAAGTAAGCGACCTGTCATGGGAGCAATCGCCTGTAAATACGCAGATAGAGTAATTATAACCGATGATAATCCGCGCTTTGAAAATCCAGATAAAATAGTGGAAGAGATTCTATCCGGATGCAACATGGAAAAAGCAGAAGTGATAAGAGACAGAGAAAAAGCTATAAAAACTGCTATTAAACACAGGAAAGGTATAGTGATTATTGCTGGCAAAGGGCCTGACGAATATCAGGAAATTAACGGGGTAAAACAGTTTTTCAGTGATAAAAAAACAGTTCTTGAGGCATTAAATGATAACAATAAAACAGTTGGCTGA
- a CDS encoding YtxH domain-containing protein, which translates to MKRGTIMFILGSLVGAGATYLATTRKEEIMEKLQELQEQLKESDLPERAKKLVKEIAENIQTLIAAPEEELTEEEKKDILDEVETKIQKLEEAIKGDEQEA; encoded by the coding sequence ATGAAAAGAGGAACAATAATGTTTATTCTTGGTAGCCTTGTAGGTGCAGGAGCAACATACCTTGCAACAACAAGAAAAGAAGAGATAATGGAGAAACTTCAAGAGCTACAGGAACAGCTTAAGGAAAGCGACCTTCCAGAAAGAGCTAAAAAACTTGTAAAAGAAATAGCTGAAAATATTCAGACATTAATAGCAGCACCTGAAGAAGAACTTACAGAAGAAGAGAAAAAAGACATACTTGATGAGGTTGAAACAAAAATTCAAAAACTTGAAGAAGCAATAAAAGGAGATGAGCAGGAAGCTTGA
- a CDS encoding tetratricopeptide repeat protein, whose translation MTKKLFIFLSAFIVTGCFPKKRPPKTDIESPKIEKKEKTRKRETIKTNKFIFYYMNFSLASKRRETKRAEEFLTEALKIEPDNPELLLKGSMFFASVNRLEKAINLAEKAASIKDNPLKEKTLRLLGTLYIMKGNKEKAKEVYRKLTEISKNPKDFVIYGKLLLQESKTREAEKVIRKGIKIDNTNPTLHFLLGYTLFQEKNFKESEKELIKAAKLDPENENTYKLLLEIYKNNKSKKIKNFMEKAAQKNPSLPLLKELVKIYIISGEKEKAVKTLNRIVEMEPYNLKNLTEVATSLLELKEYSKVIPIIERITKLNPNNPNAYLMLGISYEITGEKDKAIKAYEKALDLFPENTTVMERLANIYAENNKIDEAKAYYERLYQLTKKPEYILKIAQIEADTGNINRAYKLLKKLAEENRTDEKILFSLAVISDKLDLENETVTYLKKVIEINPNNVAALNYLSYIYANRGENLEEAMKLIKKVLKLRPENPAYIDTYGWVLFKLRNYEKACKILEKAYKLSNKDPVVEEHLGECYYYTGKWDKAKELLKNAVQKMESKPKSIEGEKDILQRAKEILKRLK comes from the coding sequence ATGACAAAAAAACTTTTCATCTTCCTATCTGCCTTTATAGTAACAGGATGCTTCCCTAAAAAACGCCCACCAAAAACCGATATAGAATCTCCCAAAATTGAAAAGAAAGAAAAAACCAGAAAGCGAGAAACTATCAAAACAAACAAATTTATCTTTTACTACATGAATTTCTCTCTTGCATCAAAACGAAGGGAAACCAAAAGAGCAGAAGAATTTTTAACTGAAGCATTAAAGATTGAACCTGATAATCCGGAACTTCTACTCAAAGGGAGCATGTTTTTCGCCTCGGTAAACCGCCTTGAAAAAGCAATAAATCTTGCTGAAAAAGCCGCTTCCATAAAGGACAACCCTTTAAAAGAAAAAACTTTAAGATTGCTTGGCACGCTTTACATAATGAAAGGAAACAAAGAAAAGGCAAAAGAAGTGTACAGGAAACTTACAGAAATTTCAAAAAATCCGAAAGACTTTGTTATATACGGGAAACTTTTGCTGCAGGAAAGTAAAACCAGAGAAGCGGAAAAGGTTATCAGGAAAGGAATTAAAATTGATAACACAAATCCAACGCTCCATTTCCTGCTCGGATACACTCTGTTCCAGGAAAAAAATTTCAAAGAAAGTGAAAAAGAGCTGATAAAAGCCGCAAAACTTGACCCAGAAAATGAGAACACCTATAAACTTTTACTTGAGATATACAAAAATAACAAAAGTAAAAAAATTAAAAACTTTATGGAAAAAGCAGCACAGAAAAATCCTTCCCTGCCTCTACTAAAAGAGCTTGTCAAAATCTACATAATTTCAGGAGAAAAGGAAAAAGCTGTTAAAACATTAAACAGAATAGTTGAGATGGAACCTTACAATCTCAAAAACCTCACAGAAGTTGCAACAAGTCTGCTTGAATTAAAGGAATACAGCAAGGTTATCCCTATAATAGAAAGAATAACGAAACTAAACCCTAACAATCCAAATGCTTATCTAATGCTTGGAATATCTTATGAAATCACAGGAGAAAAGGATAAAGCGATAAAAGCTTACGAAAAAGCCCTTGACCTGTTTCCAGAAAATACAACAGTTATGGAAAGACTCGCAAACATTTACGCCGAAAACAACAAAATTGACGAAGCAAAAGCTTACTACGAAAGACTCTACCAGCTAACAAAAAAACCAGAATATATCCTTAAAATAGCACAAATAGAAGCAGATACCGGAAACATTAATAGAGCATACAAACTACTCAAAAAGCTTGCAGAAGAAAACAGAACGGATGAAAAGATTCTCTTCTCTCTTGCAGTAATATCCGATAAACTTGATCTTGAAAATGAAACGGTAACCTACCTGAAAAAAGTCATAGAGATAAATCCCAATAATGTTGCTGCTCTAAATTACCTATCCTATATCTACGCCAACAGAGGAGAAAATCTGGAAGAAGCAATGAAGCTAATAAAAAAAGTCTTAAAACTGCGACCAGAAAATCCTGCATACATAGATACCTATGGATGGGTGCTTTTTAAACTCAGAAATTATGAGAAAGCCTGCAAAATCCTTGAAAAGGCTTACAAACTTAGCAATAAAGATCCTGTAGTGGAAGAACATCTTGGAGAATGCTACTACTACACAGGAAAATGGGATAAAGCAAAAGAACTGCTTAAAAACGCCGTCCAAAAAATGGAATCAAAACCTAAAAGTATTGAAGGAGAAAAAGATATTCTTCAAAGAGCAAAAGAGATTTTAAAAAGACTAAAATAG
- the recG gene encoding ATP-dependent DNA helicase RecG, translating to MKEAVENIRKLLTLLVKEDFKYFNRVKNPDKALLLYLGQIKPFVSGREKKFIEKVEGYLKEFDILSQEQKKRLMKELHTVFTLKFSTEEIERNLKERKERVVSNIRKSFFSLDKYPVKAFFQPVSTVKSLKPQNVKRLKKLGLETIYDVLFYLPYRYEDRTTVTPLNLLKDGETALVKGKVVNVLESKTKKGKKLLKAVIYDTHGKLTLLFLQPRIFGFYKKLFFQAKELDKEIIAYGRVRRSGLSFTMVHPEIEIYEPGRKFNKVGVILPVYHLSEGLKQNTVRRDIAAVVKNAVPRFPEYLPQDILKKRQLPDIAESIWNVHFPSGDVDALGEFKTPFQKRLIYDELFLFQLILAFLRKKMKKEKGIAFPVDEGMIEEFKKHLPFKLTSAQEKVLFEIVADMRKDEPMNRLVQGDVGSGKTVVAAASAFFAVKSGYQVAVMAPTEILANQHFKKFKEFLFPFGIKVGILTGSMTQKEKNTMLKAIQSGYFDVVVGTHALIQDKVEFKNLGLVIIDEQHRFGVKQRAELKNKGRQPDFLVMTATPIPRTLALTAYGDLDISIIDELPAGRKPVKTKIVFDDEIDKVVSFLKKELEKEHRVYVVYPLVEESEKMELKAATEMYHFWREKLKGFQVGLLHGKMKQEEKDKVMEKFKEGEYQVLVSTTVIEVGVDVPEATVMVIEHAERFGLAQLHQLRGRVGRSDRPSYCFLVTKRTVGEDAIKRLKILESTNDGFKVAEADLAFRGPGELTGTRQSGVGEFKIADLRRDFEILKKAREDAFELIEKNPELSGLENLKELLNYKIPDGIDLVGVG from the coding sequence ATGAAGGAAGCGGTTGAGAATATTCGTAAATTGTTAACATTGCTTGTAAAAGAGGATTTCAAATATTTTAACAGAGTTAAAAATCCTGATAAAGCTTTATTGCTTTATCTCGGGCAAATTAAGCCTTTTGTTTCAGGCAGAGAGAAGAAATTTATAGAGAAAGTGGAAGGATATCTTAAGGAATTTGATATTCTTTCTCAGGAGCAAAAGAAACGTTTAATGAAGGAACTTCATACAGTTTTTACATTAAAGTTTTCCACTGAAGAGATAGAGCGAAATTTAAAAGAAAGGAAAGAAAGGGTTGTATCTAATATTAGGAAATCTTTCTTTTCCCTTGACAAATATCCGGTTAAAGCATTTTTCCAGCCTGTTAGCACTGTTAAGTCTTTAAAACCGCAAAATGTTAAAAGACTTAAAAAGCTCGGGCTTGAGACGATTTATGATGTGCTCTTCTATCTTCCTTACAGGTATGAAGATCGCACCACAGTAACTCCTTTAAATCTTCTAAAAGATGGCGAAACCGCTCTTGTTAAGGGAAAGGTTGTAAATGTTTTAGAAAGTAAAACAAAAAAAGGGAAGAAGCTTTTGAAGGCTGTAATTTATGACACTCACGGAAAGTTAACTCTTCTCTTTCTCCAGCCGAGAATCTTTGGTTTTTATAAAAAACTTTTCTTTCAGGCGAAAGAGCTTGATAAAGAGATTATTGCATACGGAAGGGTAAGAAGAAGCGGTCTTTCTTTTACGATGGTTCATCCTGAAATAGAAATTTATGAACCGGGAAGAAAGTTTAATAAAGTTGGAGTTATTTTACCTGTGTATCACTTGTCTGAAGGTTTGAAGCAAAATACTGTAAGAAGGGATATAGCTGCCGTTGTCAAAAATGCTGTTCCTCGTTTTCCAGAGTATCTTCCGCAGGATATTTTGAAGAAGCGGCAGCTTCCTGATATAGCAGAGTCTATCTGGAATGTTCACTTTCCTTCAGGGGATGTTGATGCACTTGGAGAGTTTAAAACACCGTTTCAAAAGAGATTGATATATGATGAGCTTTTTCTCTTTCAGCTTATTCTTGCCTTCTTGAGAAAGAAAATGAAAAAGGAAAAAGGAATAGCTTTTCCGGTTGATGAGGGAATGATAGAAGAGTTTAAAAAACATCTTCCTTTTAAGTTAACATCTGCGCAGGAAAAGGTGTTGTTTGAAATAGTTGCTGATATGAGAAAGGATGAACCTATGAACAGGCTGGTTCAGGGGGATGTTGGAAGCGGGAAGACCGTTGTTGCGGCTGCCTCTGCTTTTTTTGCTGTTAAAAGTGGTTATCAGGTGGCGGTTATGGCTCCAACAGAGATTCTTGCCAACCAGCATTTTAAAAAGTTTAAAGAGTTTTTATTTCCATTTGGAATTAAGGTTGGTATTTTAACCGGAAGTATGACGCAGAAAGAAAAGAATACGATGCTTAAAGCTATACAGAGCGGTTATTTTGATGTGGTTGTCGGGACTCATGCTTTGATTCAGGATAAAGTTGAATTCAAGAATCTTGGTCTTGTTATAATTGATGAGCAGCATAGGTTTGGTGTAAAGCAAAGAGCTGAGCTTAAGAATAAAGGCAGGCAGCCAGATTTTCTTGTTATGACGGCTACTCCTATACCGCGGACACTTGCTTTAACAGCCTATGGAGACCTTGATATTTCTATCATTGATGAGCTTCCGGCAGGAAGAAAGCCTGTAAAGACAAAAATTGTGTTTGATGATGAGATAGATAAGGTTGTTTCTTTTTTGAAGAAGGAGCTTGAAAAGGAACACAGGGTTTACGTTGTTTATCCGCTTGTTGAAGAATCTGAAAAGATGGAACTTAAAGCGGCTACAGAGATGTATCATTTCTGGCGGGAGAAGCTTAAAGGGTTTCAGGTTGGGCTTTTACACGGAAAGATGAAGCAGGAAGAGAAAGATAAGGTTATGGAAAAGTTTAAAGAGGGAGAATATCAGGTGCTTGTTTCAACAACGGTTATAGAGGTTGGAGTTGATGTGCCAGAAGCTACTGTAATGGTTATAGAGCATGCAGAAAGATTTGGGCTTGCACAGCTTCACCAGTTAAGAGGACGTGTTGGAAGGAGTGATAGGCCGTCATACTGTTTTTTAGTTACTAAAAGGACTGTGGGAGAGGATGCCATTAAGAGGCTGAAAATTCTTGAAAGCACGAATGATGGCTTTAAAGTTGCTGAGGCTGACCTTGCTTTCAGGGGTCCTGGTGAGCTTACAGGAACAAGGCAGTCTGGGGTTGGAGAGTTTAAGATTGCAGACCTTAGAAGAGATTTTGAGATACTTAAAAAGGCAAGAGAAGATGCCTTTGAGCTAATTGAAAAGAATCCTGAACTTTCGGGACTTGAGAATCTGAAAGAGCTTTTAAATTATAAAATTCCGGATGGTATTGATCTTGTTGGAGTAGGCTAA
- a CDS encoding ArnT family glycosyltransferase produces the protein MSLREKVGKYEFLLMVLVVFAFFLPLGLYPLFDLDEGAFSEATREMLISGNYITTYLNGVPRFDKPILIYWLQALSVKIFGLNEFAFRFPSALAAAFWAAGIYFFTKKYFGRRSAIFATLFMVSSLQINMIAKAAIADALLNMFIAFSMFSLWIFIEKKENKYIYLSFLFIGFGTLTKGPVAILIPLATFFFYSLFTRNLGKFFKAFFNLKGIAIFSAVALPWYILEYLDQGMNFVRGFFLKHNLERFKKPLEKHSGSFLYYVPVILTGLLPFTTLFLSFLKRMKEFLYKDIGLFLSIWFFFVFLFFSFSGTKLPHYVIYGYTPVFIFMGAVFDKFYKGVDLKLVVPPLILLIFLFFFPDIAVFSKRFIKDMYIKALLDGVPEYFNFTYRVLIAVCGGVILAIPFIKLDRVVKLFIVSFSFLFVVNYVVAPSYANVVQLPIKEAGLIAKDKGYKVVMYGLNVPSFIVYSERLVEKRKPKKGDVVLTKISKLKNIKSYEIIYHKNGIYLIKVK, from the coding sequence ATGAGTTTAAGAGAGAAAGTAGGAAAATATGAATTTTTATTAATGGTGCTTGTAGTATTTGCATTTTTCTTGCCTCTTGGACTTTACCCCCTTTTTGACCTTGATGAGGGAGCTTTTAGTGAAGCCACAAGGGAGATGCTTATTTCAGGTAATTACATTACCACATATCTTAACGGTGTTCCAAGGTTTGATAAGCCTATTCTAATATACTGGCTTCAGGCTTTGAGTGTTAAGATTTTTGGTCTTAATGAGTTTGCATTTAGATTTCCTTCTGCTTTAGCAGCTGCTTTCTGGGCAGCAGGAATCTATTTCTTCACAAAGAAATATTTTGGTAGAAGAAGTGCAATTTTTGCAACACTTTTTATGGTTTCATCTCTTCAGATAAATATGATAGCAAAGGCGGCAATTGCAGATGCACTGCTTAATATGTTTATAGCTTTTTCAATGTTTTCCTTGTGGATATTTATAGAAAAGAAGGAAAACAAGTATATTTATCTGTCGTTCCTTTTCATAGGATTTGGAACATTAACAAAAGGACCTGTAGCAATTTTGATTCCTCTTGCAACATTCTTTTTTTATTCCCTTTTTACACGGAACCTTGGGAAATTTTTTAAAGCTTTTTTTAACTTGAAAGGAATAGCAATTTTCTCTGCAGTGGCACTTCCATGGTACATTCTTGAGTATCTTGATCAGGGTATGAATTTTGTAAGAGGATTCTTTTTAAAACACAACCTTGAGCGGTTTAAAAAACCTTTAGAAAAGCACAGTGGCAGCTTTCTTTACTACGTGCCGGTAATTCTTACCGGCTTACTTCCCTTTACCACTCTCTTTTTATCTTTTTTAAAGCGGATGAAAGAGTTTTTGTATAAGGATATAGGTCTATTTCTTTCTATCTGGTTTTTCTTTGTTTTTCTCTTCTTCTCTTTTTCGGGAACGAAGCTACCTCACTATGTGATTTACGGATATACTCCAGTTTTTATATTTATGGGAGCTGTGTTTGATAAATTTTATAAGGGAGTTGATTTAAAACTTGTAGTTCCTCCTTTGATTCTTTTGATTTTTCTCTTTTTCTTTCCAGATATTGCTGTTTTTTCAAAGCGATTTATTAAAGATATGTATATAAAAGCTCTGCTTGATGGTGTTCCGGAGTATTTTAATTTTACCTACAGAGTTTTGATAGCTGTTTGTGGTGGAGTGATTTTAGCAATACCTTTTATAAAACTGGATAGAGTGGTAAAACTTTTTATTGTTTCTTTTTCGTTCCTTTTTGTCGTAAACTACGTTGTTGCACCATCTTATGCCAATGTTGTGCAGCTTCCTATAAAGGAGGCTGGGTTAATTGCGAAAGATAAAGGATACAAAGTTGTTATGTATGGCTTAAATGTTCCAAGTTTTATTGTTTATTCTGAAAGGCTTGTTGAAAAGAGAAAACCAAAAAAAGGCGATGTTGTTCTAACTAAGATTTCAAAGCTTAAAAATATAAAATCCTACGAAATAATTTATCACAAAAACGGTATCTATCTTATAAAGGTAAAGTAG
- a CDS encoding phosphatase PAP2 family protein: MKKKKDRLFPPDWEMKMKWNVKLFRKINNIDIDRLNTFYKYFFRLGKTYSLPLFYPIFYIAGGKKAVIHLTLSMIITGILMPLIKYTFKHYRPSKLMENVKLLEQVTLKSFPSADSAFAFTLLGSIIFYANPLLILVFTIYAITIGIGRVYMGAHFPFDVLVGGLIGFLSGIAGYFIVSCYFTFIR, encoded by the coding sequence ATGAAAAAAAAGAAAGATAGACTCTTTCCCCCTGACTGGGAAATGAAAATGAAATGGAATGTGAAGCTTTTCAGAAAAATAAACAACATAGACATAGACAGGTTAAACACGTTTTATAAATACTTTTTCCGTCTTGGAAAAACTTACTCCCTTCCTCTGTTTTATCCAATTTTTTACATTGCAGGAGGGAAAAAAGCTGTCATCCACCTTACACTGTCAATGATTATTACAGGTATCCTTATGCCTTTAATCAAATACACATTTAAACACTACAGACCGTCAAAACTTATGGAAAATGTAAAACTTCTTGAGCAGGTAACTTTAAAAAGCTTTCCTTCAGCAGATTCCGCTTTTGCCTTTACGCTTCTTGGCTCAATAATATTTTACGCAAATCCACTCCTGATACTTGTATTTACAATCTACGCAATAACAATAGGAATAGGAAGAGTATATATGGGAGCTCACTTTCCGTTTGATGTTTTAGTCGGAGGACTAATCGGTTTCCTCTCAGGCATAGCAGGATACTTCATAGTATCCTGCTACTTTACCTTTATAAGATAG
- a CDS encoding phosphoesterase — protein MFPLFFVIFLLLLFFFYLDIRPIKRLKKLEKGLSYKVKIPQNIYRYNVAIHIHTQFSRDSLGKPSDIKKAMEVNAIDYAFITDHDNDNYKFFEDERTITGVEKNTPSGRLLLLGNKIPVISHPNNFEFDHYRWKGEFKEDHLYEIINIKDAIVWNKPLTIATLIKNIFFWPFTRNLLRKWNSLIPLETWSKLYTERAKKLKIIGGLDIHIKAVYQEHTHGILIPSYINGFRWLINKIYSRKPIKNKESIMKAIANGNLYLSIEGFEGDFLCTKNGKVFLPGEKVPSGSILNISAKKKKTLKMIKKDGNPIKITDKPAFTFKLEDEGFYHVEVFEYDFRLGNLYFGFKPVAITNYFEVTK, from the coding sequence ATGTTCCCTCTGTTTTTTGTGATTTTTCTCCTGCTGCTTTTCTTCTTCTATCTTGATATAAGACCAATAAAGAGGCTGAAAAAACTGGAAAAAGGACTTTCATATAAAGTTAAGATTCCACAAAACATATACAGATACAATGTTGCAATTCACATTCACACACAGTTTTCAAGAGATTCACTTGGAAAACCTTCCGACATAAAAAAAGCGATGGAAGTTAACGCCATAGACTATGCTTTTATCACAGACCATGACAATGACAACTATAAATTTTTTGAAGATGAAAGAACGATAACAGGTGTTGAAAAAAACACACCGTCAGGAAGACTTTTGCTCCTTGGAAATAAAATTCCTGTTATCTCCCATCCAAATAACTTTGAATTTGACCACTACAGATGGAAAGGAGAGTTTAAAGAAGACCATCTATACGAAATTATAAACATAAAAGACGCAATCGTATGGAACAAGCCCCTTACAATAGCTACGCTTATTAAAAATATTTTTTTCTGGCCCTTTACAAGGAATCTCTTGAGAAAGTGGAACTCCCTTATACCTCTTGAAACGTGGAGTAAACTTTACACAGAAAGGGCAAAAAAACTTAAAATCATTGGCGGACTTGATATCCATATAAAAGCAGTATATCAGGAACACACCCACGGAATTCTAATCCCGTCCTACATAAACGGATTCAGATGGTTGATAAACAAAATTTATTCCAGAAAACCTATAAAAAATAAAGAATCCATAATGAAAGCGATAGCAAACGGAAATCTTTATTTATCCATAGAAGGTTTTGAAGGAGACTTTCTATGTACGAAAAACGGAAAAGTTTTTCTTCCTGGAGAAAAAGTCCCTTCAGGTTCTATCTTAAACATTTCCGCAAAAAAGAAAAAAACACTTAAAATGATAAAAAAAGACGGCAATCCTATAAAAATAACTGATAAGCCAGCTTTTACTTTTAAACTTGAAGATGAAGGATTCTATCACGTAGAAGTTTTTGAATACGACTTTCGTTTGGGAAATCTATATTTTGGGTTCAAACCTGTTGCAATAACAAACTACTTTGAGGTTACAAAATGA